Proteins encoded by one window of Lathyrus oleraceus cultivar Zhongwan6 chromosome 1, CAAS_Psat_ZW6_1.0, whole genome shotgun sequence:
- the LOC127082451 gene encoding CBS domain-containing protein CBSX5 has protein sequence MAVRLSVSGHEVSDLCLGKPSLRSISITDTIADAINAIKKFGHSYLSVWNCHHSLTDKKPKTLIANQREADFRCECIGRVCMVDVICFLCKPDNLSSPYAALQSPVSVLFDGDSSSLVRHIQPNARLLEAIDAMYEGVQNVVIPILDEKRWKKKENETLDFNILHNDDRAYCWLTQEDVMRHLLNSIRVFSPSPATDSIITLGIIDTQNLFVLYYDDPASSALELLKSAIVHQSSVAVVDPQGKLIGEISPFLLNSCDEAVAPALATLSAGDVLFYIDCGGPPNDLVQLVKERLYEQNHGAAVELLGEETRLPSWSSFSSTSSEEDVCSSGKNWKLGGYSSRVVRRSEAIFCYPWSSLVAVMIQALAHRVSYVWVVQEDGTLTGIVTFQGMLKIFREHL, from the exons ATGGCCGTGAGATTATCTGTATCCGGGCATGAAGTATCCGATCTATGTCTTGGCAAACCTTCACTCCGGTCCATTTCTATCACCGACACCATAGCCGACGCTATTAACGCCATCAAAAAGTTCGGTCATTCTTATTTAAGCGTTTGGAATTGTCACCATTCTCTCACCGATAAAAAACCCAAAACCCTAATTGCTAATCAAAGGGAAGCTGATTTTCGTTGTGAATGTATTGGAAGGGTTTGTATGGTTGATGTTATTTGTTTTCTCTGTAAACCGGATAATCTATCTTCCCCTTACGCAGCTCTTCAGTCTCCTGTTTCAGTTCTCTTTGACGGAGATAGTTCTTCACTCGTTCGCCATATTCAACCCAATGCCAG ATTATTGGAGGCAATAGATGCAATGTACGAAGGGGTGCAGAATGTGGTGATTCCAATATTGGATGAAAAGAGATGGAAGAAAAAAGAGAATGAAACTTTGGACTTCAATATTTTGCACAATGACGATCGTGCTTACTGTTGGCTTACTCAAGAGGATGTAATGCGCCACCTTCTTAACTCAATTAGGGTATTTTCCCCTTCACCCGCAACCGATAGCATCATTACGCTCGGTATTATAGACACACAAAATCTGTTTGTTCTTTACTATGATGACCCAGCATCCTCTGCTTTGGAGCTTCTCAAGTCTGCCATTGTACACCAATCGTCGGTTGCTGTTGTTGATCCGCAGGGTAAGCTCATTGGAGAGATCTCACCTTTTTTGTTGAACTCTTGCGATGAAGCTGTTGCCCCTGCACTGGCAACTCTATCCGCTGGTGATGTACTGTTTTACATCGACTGCGGTGGTCCCCCGAACGATTTAGTTCAGCTGGTAAAAGAGAGGCTGTATGAGCAGAATCATGGCGCGGCCGTGGAGTTACTTGGGGAGGAAACAAGACTTCCTTCATGGTCATCGTTTTCCTCGACATCATCGGAGGAAGATGTTTGCTCGTCAGGGAAGAATTGGAAACTCGGAGGATATTCTTCGAGGGTTGTGAGAAGGTCAGAGGCTATTTTTTGTTACCCTTGGAGCTCTTTGGTTGCTGTTATGATTCAAGCACTAGCACACCGTGTGAGCTATGTGTGGGTTGTGCAGGAAGATGGAACTTTGACAGGGATTGTTACATTTCAAGGCATGTTGAAAATTTTTAGAGAACACTTGTAA